A single genomic interval of Oryza sativa Japonica Group chromosome 7, ASM3414082v1 harbors:
- the LOC4343349 gene encoding methionine aminopeptidase 1B, chloroplastic, whose translation MAAPGACLASRSPPAFLAGGFLAARPAAVSPIPSRSGKSIAPSRRFIVSNKLAWVEDELVEITESQEPSSASSKKRPPLRRGKISPQLPVPEHIPRPSYVGSNRPQELSSVRQIHSAEGIAGMRAACKLAARALDFAGTLIKPSVTTNEIDREVHNMIIEAGAYPSQLGYGGFPKSICTSLNECVCHGVPDSTQLQTGDIMNVDVNVFLNGYHGGASRTFVCGEVDDSIRHFLKAAEECLEKGITVCRDGVNYKKIGKKISKLAYFYGYYVVDRFVGHGIGPIWHSEPLILHHANDNSGRMVEGQTFTIEPILTMEKAETVTWEDGWTTVTADGSWAAQFKHTVLVTRTGAEILTKL comes from the exons ATGGCCGCGCCGGGCGCGTGCCTGGCGTCGCGCTCGCCACccgccttcctcgccggcgGGTTCCTCGCTGCCCGCCCTGCCGCCGTCTCTCCCATCCCCTCCCGCTCCG GGAAATCAATCGCACCGAGCCGACGCTTTATCGTGTCTAATAAACTTGCTTGGGTTGAAGATGAGTTAGTGGAGATAACAGA GTCACAAGAGCCAAGCTCCGCAAGTTCAAAGAAAAGGCCACCTTTGAGGCGTGGGAAAATCTCTCCACAACTTCCGGTGCCAGAACACATTCCGAGACCATCTTATGTAGGTTCGAATAGACCGCAAGAACTATCTAGTGTGCGCCAAATACACAGTGCTGAAGGTATCGCTGGAATGAGAGCTGCTTGCAAACTTGCTGCCCGTGCTCTGGACTTTGCTGGAACATTGATTAAG CCATCAGTTACTACAAATGAAATTGACAGGGAAGTGCATAACATGATAATTGAGGCCGGTGCTTATCCTTCTCAACTTGGCTATGGTGGATTTCCTAAAAGTATCTGCACGTCACTAAATGAGTGTGTCTGTCACGGAGTACCTGACTCAACACAACTGCAG ACCGGAGACATCATGAATGTTGATGTAAATGTGTTCCTGAAC GGATACCATGGGGGTGCTTCTAGAACATTTGTATGTGGAGAAGTGGATGACTCTATCAGGCATTTTCTGAAG GCAGCTGAAGAATGCTTGGAGAAGGGTATTACAGTCTGCAGGGATGGTGTCAACTACAAAAAGATTGGCAAGAAAATAAG CAAGCTTGCTTATTTTTACGGCTATTATGTGGTGGATCGTTTTGTTGGACATGGGATTGGACCTATTTGGCATTCTGAGCCACTAATCCTACATCATG CCAATGACAACTCTGGGCGAATGGTTGAAGGTCAGACATTTACAATTG aacCTATTCTTACAATGGAAAAGGCTGAGACAGTTACATGGGAAGATGGATGGACTACTGTCACTGCCGATGGCAGCTGGGCTGCGCAGTTTAAGCATACTGTACTAGTCACTCGGACAGGGGCTGAAATACTGACAAAACTTTGA